GGTTGTTCTGGAAACGCTGGCGCTGCTGGCCGTTGTTCTGTCCGTTATTGTTCTGGCGCTGCTGGGGAGCCTGCGCGGCCTCTTCGGCCTTCGGCTCCGCGGGAGCGGCCTCGGCCTTTTCCTTCGGCTGCGGAGCGGCGTTCTGCTCCTGGACGGGAGCCTGCTCCGGCTGCGCTTCGCCCTTGGCCTTGCTGCGGCTGCGCTTCTTGGGCGCGGCGGCTTCCTGGACGGGGGCGTTCTCTTCGGCGGGCTTTTCTGCCGCGGGTGCGGGGGTGTCCTGGGCCTTCGGCGCCTGCTGCTTCGCGGGCTTGTCGGCCTTTGCGGCCTGCTGCCTGCCCTGCTTCGCGGCCGGCTTCTCCGGCTTGGCGGCCTCCTGGACCTGGACCTTGCTATCTGCCGCCTCGGCCGGCTTGGCCTCCTCGGCCGCCTTCTTGGGACGGCCGCGGCGCGCCTTGGGCTGCGCGGGCTCGGGCGTGGGTTTGACGGATTCCTGACGTGCTTCGGCGTCGAGAATCTGGTAGGCCAGGTTCTCGCTGTCGATCTTCTTGATGCCTTTGATATTAAGTTCGGTTGCAATAGCCTCGAGCTGCTCTCTGTTCATTTTGTCCAGCTCGAACAGTTTGTGTGTCATAAAGATTGATTGAAATCCGGCGAACGCCGGAAGGTTTGATGTGCAAATATAAGAAAAAATTTCTTAATAACGATAAACACCCGATGCACCGTTGCTCTTCTTGAAACGGAGCAGGTCGGCCAGTGCCGCCGCGTTGGCGGCGATGCGGAAGCTGTATTGCTGATACATGCCCACGGGAATCCAGTCTACGGCGATATTGAAGCAATGCAGGTCGTAGGTGAAGCTGAAATTGGGGGAGGTGATCCGCTTCTGCACGAAATCATAACCGCCGTTGAAGCGGATGTTCATCTTGGGCGTGAGCTTCAGGTTGCCGCTGACGCTTAGCGAAGCCGTGATGTTGTCCTTGCGGACATATTCATCCGTCTTCGGATCGTATACGAATCTCGGTGCGTAGCGGAAACTGAAGGAAGGATTGATCGACCAGGGAGCGTTGGGATTGGCATAATACACCCATCCGCCCGGGACATAGTCGCCGGTCAGCGGGTTGACGTAGATCTGCTGGTAATAGTCGCCGGCCGTGCTTCCCCGTCCGTTGTTGCCCGTACCGTCGTAGCCGTTCATCGTGCCCTTGCCGGAGAAGGAATACGAAATGCTGCAGCTGAAAGAGGTAAGGTTCATCAGGCCCTGCCCCTCCGTGATGGCGAAACGGTTCACGTACCGGTTCGCCTTGATGTCCCGCGCGTAGGGAGAGAAGGTGGCCGACGCATTGAAGGGAATCTTGTTGAAGAGGGTGGCGCGCAGCGTGACCGAGACGTCGCTCATCTTGAGCGAATCACGCAGGAAATCGTATCCGGTCGAGATGTCGAGACCGTTGATCAGCTTGACGATCTTGGTTCCGGTACCCGTCGTGTCGGCGAAATCCCGGACTTTGGCTTCCAGCGTGTTGCCGATGTTGACGGTCATGCTGGACGACTGCCGGAGTCCCATTTCGGACAGGCCGTAGAGGTTGTATCTGAAGCTCTGCTTTTTGCCGTTCGCATCGACATACTCGAGCGTCCGGAAACCGTTGGCGCGGGTCGCCAGGTCCGGCTGGATCCTGTAGCTGATCCGCGGGTCGATGACGTGGCGGATGGCCTGGACGCGGTGGTGCTTGCCGAAATTGAACATGCCGTACAGACGCGTGGACATGGAAATGCCGCCGCTGTAGTTCTGATAGATGCCGAGCGTATTGAAGTGGTGGCTCTCCAGCTGTTCGGGCTTGTCCGTCTCCTGGCTGTAGGCATATTCCGTCTTGCGGAAATACCATTCCTGGCCATAGGACACGGACGGGGCGAATTTCAGGTAATTGAACAGCGTGAAGTCCGGGAGCCCGATGCTGAAGTTGTGCCGCATCGAGTTCTTGAACTTGTTCAGCAGCTCGGTGTTGAAGGCGAATTCGTCGGCGTTGAAATTGATCGAATTCGTGAACGCGAAACCATATTTGAACGAGATGCGTTCATAGAAGCGCTCCTTGCCGACGCGGTCTTTCCGCTTGAAGGGATAGAACGTGTTGACGTCGAAATTGACGTTCGGGAGCGAGATGTTGTATGCCTTGGTCTGGGAGTTCTGGTTGTGCGAGGCGTTGATGGAGAGCGTGATCTTGCCGTTCCAGTTGCGCGTCCAGGCGATTCTGGACGAGATCACGTTTTCCATGGCTTCCTGGTAGGAGTGGGGATTGTACCTGTTGTTCGACGGCGACGTGAAATTGACGGAAGCCGAGAAACTCACGCCCGGGTGGGCCTTGGAATCCTGCGTGTGGGACCACCGGACGCTGAAGTCGGAGGACGACTTGAAATCCGGCGAGCCCTTCTCCCCGACCTGGGTGTGCGAGTAGGAAAGGGAGACGTTGCCGTTGAACTTGTAGTTGACCCGGTAGCGGGAATTGAGGTCGACGCTCCAGGATCCCATGGTGTAGTAGCTTCCCGTGAGGGACAGGTCGAAATGGTCGCCCAGGACGAAATACATGCCCAGGTCGCGCATGTAGAAGCCGCGTTCCACTTCTTCGCCGAACGACGGCATCAGGAGGCCGGTCGCGCGTTTCGGCCGTTTGGGAATGAATCCGAAGGGGAGGCCGACGAACGGCAGGTGCACGTCTTCGATGACCAGGTGGGCGGGTCCGAACACGGTGGTCTTGGTCTGGCTGATGACCTTGCCGACGCTCAGGTCGATGTAGTAATGGGGATGGTCGTCGTCGCAGACCGTGTATTTGCCGTGCGAGAGGTTGAGCGAGTGGTCGTCCATCATCTTGATGTCGCGGCCGTGCAGGATGCCCTCCGCATCGTTGGTGATCATGTTCTTGATGCGGGCCTTGCGGGAGTTGAAGTTGTAGCGGACCTCCTCCATGTTGTAGGTCTGGTTGCCCTGCTTCATCACCGGCTGGCCGTTCCAGGTGCCGTTCAGGCTGTCGTACACGCCGCGGGCGTAGACGGTGCCCGCCACCATGTCATATTCCATGTAGTCGGCCGTCAGCTCCATGTCCTGGTACTTGACGCTCGTGCTGCCGTAGTAGTGGATCCTGCGCCGTCCGTTGGAGAAGTCGCTGATCATCGAATCCTGCGCGTGCGAGAAGGCGGGGACGTCGAGCGAGCTCTTGCCCAGCATGGCCACGGAGTCCGCGCGGCGGACGGAGTCGACGCGGTGGAGCGAGTCCCTGCGCGCCAGGGTGAGGGAATCCGGGAGCTGGACCTGCTTCTCGATGCGCGCGCCGTAGACGGGGCCGTTGCCCCGGCGGTTGCGGCGCGACTGTGCCGCTCCGTCCGGCGCGGAGAGCGTCAGGAGCAACAGCACACAGCAAGAAAATATGGCGAGGCAGTTCTTCAAATGCAGGAAATTTTCCTATCTTTGCATTAATCGACAAAAATACTACTTATTTTTGAAACGCACAATTAGCATTTTCGTCGCCCTGTTGCTCTGTGTGGCCTTGCACGCAGGCGACGGGTTGCGTCTCTCCACGGTCGTGATCGACCCCGGCCACGGCGGCAAGGATTCCGGCGCCGTGAGCGCGGACAGGAAGTCCATGGAGAAGACCTTCACCCTGGAGATAGCCAAGGCCCTGGCCGACAAGATTCGTGCCGCGTATCCCGACGTCAAGGTCATCCTGACGCGCACCGACGACCGCTATGTGACGCTGGACGGCCGGGCCGACATCGCCAACAAGGCCAACGCCAACCTTTTCATCTCCGTCCACATCAATTCCATCGCCAACGCTTCGCCCAACGGTTTCTCCGTCCACGTCCTGGGGCAGTCGAGCGTGAAGAACCGCGACCTCTACGCCAACAATATGGACATCGTGCGCCGGGAGAACTCCGTCATCCTGCTCGAGGACGACTATTCGACGACCTACGGCGACTTCGATCCCAACGATCCCGAATCCTATATATTCATGAACCTGATGCAGAACGCCAACCTGGAGCAGAGCGTGCGCTTCGCCCAGCTGGCCGAGAAGCATCTGAAGGGCGGCCCGGTCAAGCATGACCGGGGCGTGTCCCAGGACCCGTTCCTGGTGCTCTGGCGCACGGCGATGCCGGCCGTCCTGCTGGAATTGGGCTTCATCTCCAACACCGATGACCTGGCGGCGCTGCGCAGCGCGAGCGAACGCGACGCGCTGGCCACGCGCCTCTGCCGCGCCTTCGGCGAGTACAAGGCCATCTACGACGGTTCCGTGTCCGCGCCGGCTCCGGCGGAGGAGAGCAAGCCGGCGGCCCAGCCGGAGCGGCCGAAGCCTGCGGCGTCGGCCGGCGACGGCGTCCGCTATGCCGTGCAGATTTTCGCGGTCGCCCGCAAGATGGACCCGAAGGCCCGGGAATTCATGGGCTACACGCCGCTCGTCGTGCCCGGCGTCCGCCTATATAAATATTGTATCGGCGTGAGCGATTCCGCCGACGGCGCGCGCAAGCATCTTCCTGCCATCCGCAAGAAATATCCCGATGCCTATCTGGTCAAAATCTCCGGAAATACGGTGACGCGTATCGAGTAAAACAAACCCTCATTTCCGGTTTTTTACGCCGTAGAAACGATTGCTTCAACGAAAAACGTTTAAGTGCTAATTTGGATTGATTCTAAATAGCTAAATGCCGTAAACTTGCGCTACTTATTGCTGCTGCTATTGCTGTAAGTCTTTGTGCCTGAATAGATTAGAAAAGCGGTTTCGTGCACCCCGTTTATCTAAAGTTTAAGACAAAAAAACTTAAAAAGCAATATCGAAAAAAAGATTTTTTCATTTTTTTTTCCTCCAACTTTGCAATGCAGTCCGGTTCAACCCGCCGGTCTGTTTTTTTGACCCCCACCCTATGGAATCACAAGAGCGACACATCGAAATATGGAACAACTGTCTGCACATCATCGAGCAGATTGTCGAGCCGCAGCAGTATAAGGTGTGGTTCCGTCCGATCAGAGCCGTCGCTTTCTCCGATTCCAAGTTGACCGTCGAGGTCCCTTCGCTTTTCTTCCAGGAATATGTGGAGTCGGCTTTCCTCGATGTGCTGCGCAAGACCCTCAAGCGCGTGGTGGGCGAGGACGCCCAGCTGAGCTACATGGTCCGCCCGGTGAGCAACCAGCCTGAGATGCGTTTCTCGGGCCAGCGCGCCGCTGCGCCGGTCAATCCGCAGGTGACCATCCCGGCCAGCCCTTCCGCACACCCCAGCCCCTTCATCTATCCGGGCCTGCACAAGGTCCAGATCGACCCGAGGCTCAACCCTGTCTATTGCTTCGGCAACCTCATTGAGGGCGAGTGCAACAAGATGGGCGTGACGGCCGGCGAGAACATCGCCGCCGCTCCCGGCAAGACGGTCTTCAACCCGCTCTTCATCTTCGGCGGCCCGGGTCTCGGCAAGACGCACCTGGCGCAGGCCATCGGCATCGCCATCAAGGAGCGCTTCCCCGACCAGGTGGTCCTCTATGTGACGGGCAACGAATTCAAGACGACCTACATGCACGCCGTGTCCGTGCTCAACAAGCTCACGGACTTCATGGCTTATTATATGAAGCTGGATGTGCTGATCGTGGACGACATCCAGGACCTGCTGGGCCCCGGTTGCCAGAACGCCTTCTTCAACATCTTCAACTATCTGCACCAGAGCGGCAAGCAGCTCATCTTCACGTCCGACCGGGCTCCGGTAGACCTGCAGAACTTCGAGGAGCGCCTGCTCTCCCGCTTCAAGTGGGGTCTCTCCGTGCAGCTGACGCACCCGGACTACAAGACCCGCCTGGAGATGCTCCGTTCCCGCGCTGAGCGCGAGGGCGTGCAGATTCCCGAGGAGGTCCTCGATTTCCTTGCCACGCGCGTCAAGACCAACTTCCGCGAGCTGGAGGGTTCGCTCATCTCCCTGATCGCCCACGCTTCCGTGGACCGCAGCCGCTCGATGCTCGAGCTGGCCAGCTCCATCACGGAGAACCTCGTGGGGGAGGAGAAGTCCGACCTCGACATCGACAAGGTGCAGCGTTCCGTGTGCGAGTATTTCAACATCAGCCGCGAGGACCTGCTCTCCAAGTCGCGCAAGCGCCAGATCGTCCAGGCTCGCCAGATCGCCATGTTCCTGAGCCGCAACCTCATCAGCAACTGTTCGCTCGCCACGATCGGACAGGAGATCGGCGGCAAGGACCACGCCACCGTCCTGCACGCCTGCACCACGGTCTCCGACCTGATGGCGACGGACAAGGTGTTCAAGAAGTATGTCACGGACATCGAATCGATGCTCGTACCTGCGTCCCGCTAAAAGCCCATCCCTATGCTCCAGATTGCCCCTTCCATCCTGGCGGCTGACTTTCTCCACCTGGAGAAGGATATCCAGTTGATCAACCGCTGCGGCGATGTCATCCACCTCGACGTGATGGACGGCACGCTCGTCCCCAACATCTCCTTCGGCTTCTCGGTCATCGACCAGGTGGCCAGGATCGCCACGGCCCCGATGGACGCCCACCTGATGGTGGTCCATCCGGAGCGCTGGTTCGAAAAGCTCGCCAAGGACGGCGTGCAGATGTGCTCTTTCCACTGGGAGGCGGCCGGACGCAACACGTCCCGCTACATCGAGCGCCTGCACGCGCTGGGGCTGAAGGCCGGCGTGGCCATCAACCCGGACGTCCCGGTGTCGAAGCTCTATCCTTATATCGGCAAGGCCGATTATTTCCTGATCATGTCGGTGTTTGCCGGATTCGGCGGGCAGAAGTTCATCTACGAGTCGCTGGACCGCGTGGCGGCCCTCAAGGCCGAGATCGGGCGCAGGGGCGCCCAGGGCCTGATCGAGATTGACGGCGGCATCAACCAGGGCAACATCCGCACCGTCGAGGAGGCGGGTGTCGGGCTGGCCGTGGCCGGGAGCGCCGTGTTCGGCGCGGAGGATCCGGCCGCCGCTATTTCGGCTCTTCGTGAAGCCTGAACATATATTTTCCGAATTCTTCTTGCAGCGATTTCCTGCCGTCGGGCGAGGCCAGTTGGCCGAACCGGCGGCAGATTGCTTTGTGCAGCCGCTGCAGTTCGGGCCGGAGCCGATAGCGCTTGCCGGTCAGCTCCGTCAGCGAGACGGGGTTGGGGAGTTCGGCGGGCCAGCCGGTCTCGTTGAGATTGAGGCCGATGCCCACGATGCTCTCGCGCACGGCGGCGCCCTCGAGCGTGTTCTCGATC
This Bacteroidales bacterium WCE2004 DNA region includes the following protein-coding sequences:
- a CDS encoding N-acetylmuramoyl-L-alanine amidase is translated as MARQFFKCRKFSYLCINRQKYYLFLKRTISIFVALLLCVALHAGDGLRLSTVVIDPGHGGKDSGAVSADRKSMEKTFTLEIAKALADKIRAAYPDVKVILTRTDDRYVTLDGRADIANKANANLFISVHINSIANASPNGFSVHVLGQSSVKNRDLYANNMDIVRRENSVILLEDDYSTTYGDFDPNDPESYIFMNLMQNANLEQSVRFAQLAEKHLKGGPVKHDRGVSQDPFLVLWRTAMPAVLLELGFISNTDDLAALRSASERDALATRLCRAFGEYKAIYDGSVSAPAPAEESKPAAQPERPKPAASAGDGVRYAVQIFAVARKMDPKAREFMGYTPLVVPGVRLYKYCIGVSDSADGARKHLPAIRKKYPDAYLVKISGNTVTRIE
- a CDS encoding chromosomal replication initiator protein DnaA, with amino-acid sequence MESQERHIEIWNNCLHIIEQIVEPQQYKVWFRPIRAVAFSDSKLTVEVPSLFFQEYVESAFLDVLRKTLKRVVGEDAQLSYMVRPVSNQPEMRFSGQRAAAPVNPQVTIPASPSAHPSPFIYPGLHKVQIDPRLNPVYCFGNLIEGECNKMGVTAGENIAAAPGKTVFNPLFIFGGPGLGKTHLAQAIGIAIKERFPDQVVLYVTGNEFKTTYMHAVSVLNKLTDFMAYYMKLDVLIVDDIQDLLGPGCQNAFFNIFNYLHQSGKQLIFTSDRAPVDLQNFEERLLSRFKWGLSVQLTHPDYKTRLEMLRSRAEREGVQIPEEVLDFLATRVKTNFRELEGSLISLIAHASVDRSRSMLELASSITENLVGEEKSDLDIDKVQRSVCEYFNISREDLLSKSRKRQIVQARQIAMFLSRNLISNCSLATIGQEIGGKDHATVLHACTTVSDLMATDKVFKKYVTDIESMLVPASR
- a CDS encoding ribulose-phosphate 3-epimerase, translating into MLQIAPSILAADFLHLEKDIQLINRCGDVIHLDVMDGTLVPNISFGFSVIDQVARIATAPMDAHLMVVHPERWFEKLAKDGVQMCSFHWEAAGRNTSRYIERLHALGLKAGVAINPDVPVSKLYPYIGKADYFLIMSVFAGFGGQKFIYESLDRVAALKAEIGRRGAQGLIEIDGGINQGNIRTVEEAGVGLAVAGSAVFGAEDPAAAISALREA